Proteins from one Candida orthopsilosis Co 90-125, chromosome 2 draft sequence genomic window:
- a CDS encoding Stb2 protein (S. cerevisiae homolog STB2 has transcription repressor activity, has role in histone deacetylation and localizes to Sin3-type complex), with translation MSLSSSFENLQAAKQLTQNSNEPYKKNSVSSTNFVTSGSLSDNPNDFITYLIPDFNAVKYFQKDFIDSNEFYLIEESEVTGFELYLVEQWVINRHIGTIVTAFTGNESSKIAVVKFTIIKKPTKYYPIRFQEYLTELIQNHSRMKTVEKSSPTRTNSDHDLLTINTISSKPPRKEKAESKNDVCFVTNLTSLPPQLNLLPVSNGDARSMEAPFIINSNLKRLQCTGRSVSLTTDKISDACEDKFRQMYKIYNVKEPVKFAVRELVNVVQTCLFYFDLLDGRYCTGLLCVKTEEAINSWWNLIGLPHFNSKPNIKAGVLPARTVAAIISLILSIRLRLQLVGISDVPKDPFDFENFMLSIGSFQRQYKLEKTRKLDMETMNKLFTTTNSRLMPTRSSNYFSPYGATEGLEEYELLTSPTQKSPNSRRMYGKRELKKLTNVMKTSVQDRIAAASNREPDDVKGKSGGIRNRIAKLADTMSPLDVETLDLDNLVKNYLVGKTLIKLFYGVQAGGTFTPYESTEQSKSKEKRRSKANEVDSHLYTFESLRDKIIQNSNIQLSTYNSRYALGFTKRFGLQSRKNMSEEKIDSTHLGPRSGTRERSLQSSSLVDSFLQIGDDATSFDDSSSTDDRRLSVHSSFKDVHQSNEPLVQFKRDLNRRNSWPSLLDKNEENLSSFVHFKNMNLVNPAVVEVSRIRPRSFSTTSIDATDLTMCSISKVSQIYLDTIDDLIKYENLRDYYFENTNENECVSNATLAKSFQLLNIDLLKVKNLKNQVYTNKHRVLETGIADHLNYNLDTLTNTIDRLSYETRIVGKKISELEENFKIYNNRQSEAEKRLERLIGETLSHSDMKVIFTEQQRKEFALKLTGDENFVECKKEVETMSSKIMKYLYGFFWG, from the coding sequence ATGTCGTTAAGCAGCTCATTTGAAAACCTTCAGGCGGCAAAGCAACTAACACAAAATAGTAATGAGCCGTATAAGAAAAACTcagtatcatcaacaaactttgTGACTAGTGGGAGCTTGTCAGATAATCCCAACGATTTCATTACTTACTTGATCCCTGACTTTAATGCGGTAAAGTACTTTCAGAAAGATTTTATAGATTCAAATGAGTTTTATCTCATAGAGGAGTCTGAAGTAACCGGTTTTGAATTATATTTAGTTGAGCAATGGGTAATCAACCGACATATCGGTACTATTGTTACAGCATTTACCGGAAATGAACTGTCAAAGATTGCGGTTGTTAAGTTCACTATCATCAAAAAGCCAACAAAGTATTATCCAATTCGGTTTCAGGAGTATCTTACAGAGTTGatacaaaatcattcaCGAATGAAAACAGTGGAAAAGTCTAGTCCGACCAGGACCAATAGCGATCACGATCTATTGACGATAAACACAATATCGAGCAAACCtccaagaaaagaaaaggcGGAAAGCAAGAATGATGTATGTTTTGTCACCAATTTGACATCCCTTCCTCCTCAACTAAACTTATTACCAGTGTCCAATGGAGATGCCAGACTGATGGAGGCGCCATTCATTATCAATTCGAATTTGAAAAGGTTACAATGTACTGGTAGATCAGTATCTCTAACAACCGACAAGATTTCTGATGCCTGCGAGGACAAGTTTCGGCAAATGTACAAAATCTACAATGTTAAAGAGCCGGTAAAGTTTGCGGTGAGAGAGCTTGTTAATGTTGTTCAGActtgtttgttttattttgatcTACTAGATGGGAGATATTGCACAGGGTTGCTTTGTGTCAAGACCGAGGAAGCGATAAACAGTTGGTGGAACTTGATTGGTTTACCacatttcaattcaaagcCAAATATCAAAGCGGGTGTGCTTCCAGCAAGAACTGTGGCGGCAATAATCAGTTTAATTTTAAGTATCAGACTTCGATTACAGCTTGTGGGAATCTCAGATGTGCCCAAAGACCCTTTTGACTTTGAGAATTTTATGCTATCCATTGGGCTGTTTCAGAGACAGTATAAGTTGGAGAAAACTAGGAAATTGGATATGGAGACCatgaacaaattgtttaCTACAACGAATTCCCGATTGATGCCGACCAGAAGCTCAAATTACTTTTCACCATATGGAGCTACCGAGGGACTTGAAGAGTATGAACTATTGACGTCGCCAACTcaaaaatcaccaaattctAGGAGGATGTATGGGAAAAgggagttgaaaaagttgaccAATGTGATGAAAACTTCGGTTCAGGATCGAATTGCTGCTGCAAGTAATAGGGAACCCGATGACGTCAAGGGAAAAAGTGGTGGTATTAGAAATAGAATTGCCAAGCTTGCCGACACTATGAGTCCACTAGATGTGGAGACATTGGATTTAGATAATCTCGTGAAGAATTACCTTGTTGGAAAGACGCTAATAAAATTGTTCTATGGTGTACAAGCAGGAGGTACTTTTACTCCCTATGAGAGCACCGAACAATCAAAGTCCAAGGAAAAGCGCAGAAGTAAAGCAAATGAGGTTGACAGCCATTTGTACACTTTTGAAAGTCTACGAGACAAAATTATACAAAATAGTAATATTCAATTATCAACATACAATTCAAGATATGCGCTTGGGTTCACCAAGAGGTTTGGATTACAAAGTCGAAAGAACATGCTGGAGGAAAAGATAGATTCAACTCACCTTGGTCCTCGTAGTGGTACTCGTGAACGGTCTCTtcaatcatcttcattggtTGATTCGTTTTTACAAATTGGTGACGATGCAACCTCATTTGATGATAGTAGTCTGACAGATGACCGTCGTCTCAGTGTGCACTCGAGCTTCAAAGATGTTCACCAATCTAATGAGCCATTAGTTCAGTTTAAGCGGGACTTGAATAGAAGAAACTCATGGCCAAGTTTGCTTGACAAGAATGAAGAGAATTTGTCATCTTTTGTgcatttcaaaaatatgaATTTGGTGAATCCGGCAGTTGTAGAGGTTTCTCGCATAAGACCTCGCAGTTTCAGCACAACATCGATTGATGCAACGGACCTTACTATGTGCtccatttcaaaagtatcCCAAATATATcttgatacaattgatgatttgataaagtatGAGAATCTCCGCGATTATTACTTTGAAAAtacaaatgaaaatgaatgtGTATCAAATGCTACGTTAGCCAAATCATTTCAATTACTAAACATCGATTTGCTAAAAGTAAAGAACCTCAAGAATCAAGTATATACTAATAAGCATCGAGTGTTGGAAACTGGGATTGCAGATCATTTAAACTACAACCTTGATACCCTAACCAATACTATTGATCGGTTATCATATGAAACAAGAATCGTGGGTAAAAAGATTAGCGAACTTGAGGaaaacttcaaaatttacaacaacaggCAGAGCGAAGCTGAAAAAAGATTGGAAAGGTTGATTGGTGAAACTTTGAGTCATTCTGATATGAAGGTGATCTTTACAGAACAGCAACGGAAAGAATTTGCCTTGAAATTGACTGGTGATGAGAACTTTGTTGAGTGTAAAAAAGAGGTGGAAACTATGAGTCTGAAGATAATGAAGTACTTGTATGGATTCTTCTGGGGGTAA
- a CDS encoding Sbp1 protein: MSEEVKTIKPVIEDRVYIGNVDYKATEDELKELFKDLNVTEVEIPFKEIAKGERSFKRRLGFAFVQFASKEDADKAVADFNGHKFQRLNIFLKKAVPPATPEEKEAKIEAYRAQRKAREEKREASKKEKAESKEVDANGVVSPPEGKKSVNTIFVTNLDFKVNAKILKKEFAELNPVWVHVPRNRGRSKGIAFVRFKDEETQKKAVEQFNKKDINGREITVDIAVDTRK; encoded by the exons ATGTCTGAAGAAGTTAAAACCATTAAACCAGTCATTGAAGATAGAGTCTACATTGGTAATGTCGACTACAAAGCtactgaagatgaattgaaagaattgttCAAGGATTTAAATGT CactgaagttgaaattCCATTCAAAGAAATCGCCAAAGGTGAAAGATCATTCAAGAGACGCTTGGGATTTGcctttgttcaatttgcCTCAAAGGAAGATGCAGACAAGGCCGTTGCTGATTTCAATGGTCACAAATTCCAAAGATTAAACATTTTCCTCAAAAAGGCAGTCCCACCAGCAACTCCAGAAGAGAAGGAAGCCAAGATCGAAGCTTACAGAGCTCAAAGAAAGGCcagagaagaaaaaagagaagcttcgaaaaaggaaaaagcTGAATctaaagaagttgatgcCAATGGTGTGGTTTCACCACCAGAAGGTAAGAAATCTGTCAATACCATCTTTGTCACCAATTTGGATTTCAAAGTCAATGctaaaattttgaaaaaggaatTTGCCGAATTGAATCCAGTTTGGGTTCATGTTCCAAGAAATCGTGGAAGATCTAAAGGTATCGCTTTTGTTAGGtttaaagatgaagaaactCAAAAGAAGGCAGTTGAGCAATTTAATAAGAAAGATATCAATGGTAGAGAAATCACTGTTGATATTGCAGTTGATACTAGAAAGTGA
- a CDS encoding Sec13 protein transport factor yields the protein MVTIGNAHEDLIHDAVLDYYGKRLATCSSDKTIKLFEIEGTDNYKLITTLVGHEGPIWQVAWAHPKFGSILASCSYDGKALIWKEQPETQQWSIIAEHTIHQASVNSVSWAPHELGAVLLCTSSDGKVSVVDFNDDGTTSHAIFDAHAIGVNSASWAPITTLSSSKDASSLKQQRRFVTCGSDNLTKIWKYDPSTNNYAEEAKLEGHTDWVRDVAWSPSNTIRPYIATASQDRTVLIWTQDKDGKWQKQSLTEEKFPDVCWRCSWSLSGNILAVSGGDNKITLWKENLKGKWEPAGEVEQ from the coding sequence ATGGTGACAATTGGTAATGCACATGAGGATTTGATACATGATGCCGTATTAGACTATTATGGTAAACGATTGGCTACATGTTCATCCGATAAAACGATAAAACTATTTGAGATTGAGGGCACTGACAATTATAAATTAATCACCACTTTAGTTGGTCATGAAGGTCCAATTTGGCAAGTTGCATGGGCTCACCCAAAGTTTGGCTCCATATTAGCCTCATGTTCATATGATGGTAAAGcattgatttggaaagagCAACCAGAAACTCAGCAATGGTCAATTATTGCTGAACACACTATACATCAAGCCAGTGTTAACTCAGTGAGCTGGGCTCCTCATGAGCTAGGAGCTGTATTGTTGTGCACATCGTCCGATGGTAAAGTATCAGTGGTTGATTTCAACGATGATGGAACTACATCACATGCTATTTTCGATGCACATGCAATCGGAGTTAATTCAGCATCATGGGCACCAATTACCACCTtgtcttcatcaaaagatGCCTCTAGTTTAAAACAACAACGCCGATTTGTTACTTGTGGATCGGATAATTTAAccaaaatttggaaatatgATCCTAGTACTAATAACTACGCTGAAGAAGCTAAGTTGGAAGGACACACTGATTGGGTGAGAGATGTTGCTTGGTCGCCATCAAATACCATCCGCCCATACATTGCTACAGCATCACAAGATCGTACAGTGTTGATATGGACGCAGGACAAGGATGGTAAATGGCAAAAGCAATCTTTGACAGAGGAGAAATTCCCCGATGTTTGTTGGAGATGTTCATGGTCATTATCGGGAAACATCTTGGCAGTCTCTGGTGGTGATAATAAGATAACCTTATGGAAAGAGAATTTAAAGGGGAAATGGGAACCGGCCGGAGAAGTGGAACAATAA
- a CDS encoding Ecm18 protein (S. cerevisiae homolog ECM18 has role in fungal-type cell wall organization and localizes to mitochondrion), translating into MNIRGVRWFSLRNASKYVLPKGYQPQTTIIKTVSFKESLSIWWQSLSSNRLETLQAELVELMLPNVDANSRIQKGDKKVPIGDSEYINEVQFKIINGASLPTKHIVFIHGYGASLGCFARNFQLIDRFKSSKKYNYHVHFLDNITFGLSSNPKIDNEKISWRIPPTAKIKLIDNGPTDPKKLYRKYYKLIEGFQLDPDNFAQYQQHFKPILQDMEKFYTTAIDNWRESWGIPRIDFLVGHSFGAYWSASYSLVNPDKVSNLILLSPVGLERHVMAITNDDKITSDIVKPVLDPTSYKFLSRFPILTRDHILNWYYKIPFLPRVLPFLGPWGVQLYFGMWLSKLSKINKLIQKHGGPEWIFNSVNDLVYGTPKEIKLIVEYLYNSVSNGTNSDIYVKYLLTPATVSKWPLYDKFITKMNMDPGAFKFNTFLFYGQYDFMNSEAGQKLIDRLSKELPASKFRYDEIAEGGHNLYIDNPFDTNRKIYEIVMEEENNK; encoded by the coding sequence ATGAACATACGAGGGGTGCGATGGTTCTCCTTGAGAAATGCTAGTAAATATGTGTTGCCGAAGGGGTACCAACCCCAAACGACTATCATCAAGACTGTGCTGTTTAAGGAGAGCTTGTCGATATGGTGGCAGTCATTATCGTCAAACAGACTAGAGACGTTGCAAGCAGAATTGGTGGAATTAATGCTTCCAAATGTAGATGCAAATTCACGTATACAAAAGGGGGACAAGAAAGTGCCAATTGGTGATTCGGAGTATATAAACGAAGTACAGTTCAAGATCATCAACGGTGCAAGCCTACCAACAAAGcatattgttttcattcaTGGATATGGTGCATCGTTGGGTTGCTTTGCTCGGAACTTTCAACTCATTGACAGATTCAAATCCAGCAAAAAGTACAACTACCACGTCCACTTCCTCGACAACATCACATTCGGACTATCATCTAATCCAAAGATTGACAATGAGAAAATTAGTTGGCGAATACCACCAACTGCTAAGATCAAACTAATTGATAATGGACCAACTGATCCCAAGAAATTGTATCGTAAGTATTATAAGCTCATTGAAGGGTTTCAGTTAGACCCAGATAACTTTGctcaatatcaacaacatttcaAACCGATTTTGCAAGACATGGAGAAATTCTACACTACAGCAATTGACAATTGGAGAGAGCTGTGGGGAATTCCCAGGATTGACTTTTTGGTAGGCCATTCATTTGGTGCATACTGGAGTGCTTCATACTCATTGGTCAACCCGGACAAAGTATCAAATCTTATCTTGTTGTCTCCAGTGGGTCTTGAACGTCATGTAATGGCGATAACTAATGATGACAAAATCACATCTGACATTGTCAAACCAGTTTTGGATCCAACTTCGTACAAGTTTCTCAGTCGGTTTCCCATTTTAACAAGGGATCATATATTGAACTGGTACTATAAGATCCCATTTTTGCCTCGTGTGTTGCCCTTCTTAGGCCCATGGGGTGTGCAATTATACTTTGGAATGTGGTTATCAAAACTATCtaaaatcaacaagttgataCAAAAGCATGGCGGACCAGAATGGATTTTTAATAGTGTGAACGACTTGGTTTATGGTACTCCTAAGGAGATTAAGCTCATTGTGGAGTATCTATACAATTCAGTATCTAATGGAACCAACAGTGACATTTATGTGAAATACTTATTAACACCCGCCACAGTGAGCAAATGGCCTTTGTACGACAAATTCATAACCAAGATGAACATGGACCCAGGAgcattcaaattcaacacGTTTCTATTCTACGGACAATACGATTTTATGAATTCAGAAGCTGGACAGAAGCTCATCGATAGGTTGAGCAAGGAATTGCCGGCTAGCAAATTTAGATATGATGAGATTGCAGAAGGAGGACACAACTTGTACATTGACAACCCATTTGACACCAATAGAAAGATCTACGAGATTGTAATGGAAGAAGAGAACAATAAGTAG
- a CDS encoding Pnp1 protein (S. cerevisiae homolog PNP1 has role in inosine catabolic process, nicotinate nucleotide salvage, process, NAD biosynthesis via nicotinamide riboside salvage pathway), translated as MSEQISVEEYLQSIHNASAVISPKLDPHPILSRPRVMIICGSGLGGIANTLHSNPIIEIPYSSIPGFKTSTVQGHAGKLVFGLIGENKVPVMCMVGRLHFYEGYTFQQTTFPIRVAKDLGISTVFVTNAAGGINESYKPGDLMVIEDHVNFPGLAGWHPLRGPNLEEFGPRFLPLSDAYDHSLRKLFVEKAQELNVARPIHEGTYFFAAGPTFESRAEVRAIRTLGGDAVGMSTVPEVIIARHCGLRVFALSLITNAGVGAKPPSALHPNPVALDDGMASHAEVLEAADEASKDVERIIEATINQL; from the coding sequence ATGTCAGAACAAATCTCCGTTGAAGAATATTTACAGTCGATCCACAATGCTTCTGCTGTAATTAGCCCTAAATTGGATCCACATCCCATCTTGTCTCGTCCACGTGTGATGATCATTTGTGGATCAGGATTGGGTGGAATTGCCAATACATTACATTCGAACCccattattgaaattcCTTACTCCTCTATCCCCGGTTTCAAAACATCTACAGTACAAGGACATGCGGGCAAGTTAGTGTTTGGATTGATTGGTGAAAACAAAGTTCCCGTTATGTGTATGGTTGGTCGTTTACATTTTTATGAAGGTTACacttttcaacaaacaacatTCCCCATCCGAGTAGCTAAAGACTTGGGTATTAGCACTGTATTTGTAACCAATGCCGCTGGAGGTATTAATGAGCTGTATAAACCCGGTGATTTAATGGTTATTGAAGATCATGTGAATTTCCCTGGTTTAGCAGGTTGGCATCCATTACGAGGCccaaatttggaagaatttGGTCCTAGGTTTTTACCATTATCTGATGCATATGATCATTCATTAAGAAAACTTTTCGTTGAAAAAGCTCAGGAATTGAATGTGGCTAGACCAATCCATGAAGGAACATACTTCTTTGCTGCTGGACCAACATTTGAAAGTCGAGCCGAAGTGAGGGCTATTCGTACATTGGGTGGGGATGCAGTGGGAATGTCGACTGTTCCTGAAGTTATTATTGCTCGTCATTGTGGATTGAGAGTGTTTGCATTATCTTTGATTACCAATGCTGGTGTCGGTGCCAAACCGCCTAGTGCATTACATCCTAATCCAGTGGCCTTAGATGATGGTATGGCAAGTCATGCCGAGGTTTTAGAAGCTGCCGATGAAGCTTCAAAAGATGTTGAAAGGATAATCGAGGCAACTATAAATCAATTATAG
- a CDS encoding Dal4 allantoin permease, whose product MKPRQYQTCSSTMTNTSTFSTIKKVLSNEPVRSRSISDEDSAFDSDVDQNEPKTRWGKLIKKLEVQPKGDLSTAQMFLYNHDLRPVEEARRQWSWYNYVFFWIADSFNINTWQIAATGMQAPSNMNWWMTWLSVWLGYFLCGIFVSIGARVGIQYHISFPVAVRSSFGIYGSLWPVINRVFMSCVWFAVQTAVAGPTFSLMLHSIFGKNLPQKIPDHISDPDLTTYQFLGIFLFWLFQLPFIWFPPHKIRHLFTVKAYVAPVAGFGFLIWTLVKSDGLGEVMSKPNGTHGSALAWAFVESTMNALANFATLIVNSPDFSRFANKPSFGMKYLVYTISIPVCFSITSLIGILVTSGAENLYGQTYWSPLDVLARFLDNYTSGNRAGVFFISAAFALAQLGTNISANSLSFGTDCSAILPRFINIRRGGYICAFLALAINPWKLISSSSKFTTYLSAYSVFLSSIAGVVACDYYYLRRGYIKLTHLYSPTDPEDRSIKSMYAYNKIGCNWRAYAAYICGILPNIVGFVGATETHKVPIGATEVYRLNFFMGFCSAWIVYSVLNYFWPVETGIPPTKPFEKGWYEEWQDVESFEEELVGREVHHGIETFHDTDMSLTHKGKEV is encoded by the coding sequence ATGAAGCCGCGTCAATACCAAACttgttcatcaacaatgacCAACACATCCACATTCAGCACCATCAAAAAGGTTCTTCTGAATGAGCCCGTCAGGTCAAGATCCATTTCAGATGAAGACAGCGCTTTTGACTCCgatgttgatcaaaatgaACCAAAAACGAGGTGGGGGAAGCTTATCAAAAAACTTGAAGTCCAACCAAAGGGGGATTTATCCACAGCTCAAATGTTTTTGTACAATCATGATTTGCGAccagttgaagaagctaGACGTCAATGGAGCTGGTACAACTATGTATTCTTTTGGATTGCAGACtcattcaatatcaacaccTGGCAGATTGCCGCTACAGGTATGCAGGCGCCATCAAATATGAATTGGTGGATGACCTGGTTATCAGTTTGGTTGGGATACTTCCTTTGTGGTatctttgtttcaattggcGCAAGGGTTGGTATTCAATATCATATATCCTTTCCGGTGGCAGTGAGAAGTTCATTTGGAATATATGGATCCCTTTGGCCAGTCATCAATAGAGTTTTCATGTCTTGTGTGTGGTTTGCTGTTCAAACAGCTGTTGCTGGTCCCACGTTCCTGTTGATGTTGCACTCCATCTTTGGTAAGAATTTGCCCCAAAAGATCCCTGACCACATTAGTGACCCTGACTTGACCACCTACCAGTTCCTCGgaatctttttgttttggttatTTCAACTCCCCTTCATTTGGTTTCCACCTCATAAGATAAGACATTTATTTACCGTTAAAGCTTATGTAGCCCCAGTAGCaggatttggatttttgaTATGGACATTGGTAAAATCGGATGGATTAGGTGAAGTGATGAGCAAACCAAATGGAACACATGGATCTGCGTTGGCATGGgcttttgttgaatcaacaatgaatgCATTGGCTAATTTTGCTACCTTGATTGTTAACTCCCCAGATTTCTCACGTTTTGCCAACAAGCCATCCTTTGGAATGAAATATTTGGTTTATACCATATCAATCCCGGTATGTTTTTCTATCACATCATTAATTGGAATTTTGGTGACATCTGGTGCAGAGAACTTGTACGGTCAAACGTACTGGTCACCCTTAGATGTCCTCGCCAGATTCTTGGACAATTACACTTCTGGTAACAGAGCTGGTGTTTTCTTTATCTCAGCTGCATTTGCTTTAGCTCAATTGGGAACCAACATTTCAGCCAATTCATTGTCCTTCGGAACTGACTGCTCAGCAATATTGCCTAGGTTCATAAACATAAGAAGAGGAGGGTACATATGTGCCTTTTTAGCCTTGGCAATTAATCCTTGGAAACTTATATCCTCCTCATCTAAGTTTACAACCTACCTTTCTGCCTACTCAGTGTTTTTATCATCCATTGCCGGTGTGGTTGCATGTGATTACTACTATCTCAGAAGAGGATACATAAAGCTAACTCACTTGTACTCACCAACTGATCCCGAGGATAGATCAATCAAGTCAATGTATGCCTACAATAAGATTGGTTGCAACTGGCGCGCTTATGCTGCTTACATTTGTGGGATCTTGCCAAACATTGTTGGCTTTGTTGGTGCTACTGAAACACACAAAGTTCCAATTGGTGCAACGGAAGTGTACAGACTCAACTTTTTTATGGGTTTTTGTTCCGCTTGGATTGTTTACTCCGTGCTCAATTATTTCTGGCCTGTTGAAACTGGAATTCCACCAACCAAgccatttgaaaaaggatgGTATGAAGAATGGCAGGATGTGGAATCATTTGAGGAAGAATTGGTGGGCCGAGAAGTACATCATGGTATTGAGACGTTTCATGATACTGATATGAGCTTGACACACAAGGGTAAGGAAGTGTAA
- a CDS encoding Mup3 protein (S. cerevisiae homolog MUP3 has L-methionine transmembrane transporter activity and has role in amino acid transport), producing the protein MSPISKSDSDSGKNLSRSAHSPEHSPKVELPTRCLASQQNDNSISQEFDNIEMVSIDKPYDSKAPVAGSYTELISEDEVATEPLRASHNRHPSSHLQNLEDLPQGRHLGLYSTIILFISRILGSGIFSITSGIYIDCGQSPFLFFLAWIIAAIASFGGLYVFLEMGSLVPRSGGAKVFLEFIYTKPTLLATVAFSIYSVMFGFTISNVLVFGEYFIHALGITITPWRIRVTGLLFLYAAALIHGVSVNHGVRVQNVLGALKLVLVGIMVVMGLYVAILPQTVTELESHLSWDGFWQVKAKANLSSFSSAVIKASFAFSGWNSVHTVSNEIQDPIKTFKIAGPVSLVIMAFTYGIINLAYLIVIPDQEIVNSSTLVGSILFEKILGKNLGRHFLTFAIAICAGGNIFVVIYTISRVDQEVFREGYLPFSKFMSSNWPFGAPLRILILSCAITTVMILGFHEGDVYSYMVSLEGYPQQIAIALIAVGIFIIRKRYPELHAPVRAGYFGTIAVLLISIYLVIGPFISSSSPNPKGLESWPNYGLVGLICVLICILYWTLMFRILPWWGNYQLMIEETTLGDGLTVKSWEKVHTSHNMPYRTLLDETVG; encoded by the coding sequence ATGTCACCAATTTCTAAATCAGATAGTGATAGTGGGAAGAATCTTTCTCGTTCAGCACATTCACCAGAGCACTCTCCTAAAGTAGAACTACCCACTCGCTGTTTAGCCAGTCAACAAAACGACAATTCTATAAGtcaagaatttgataacATTGAAATGGTATCCATTGATAAGCCATATGATTCTAAAGCACCGGTAGCTGGGCTGTACACTGAACTAATTTCAGAGGATGAAGTTGCCACAGAACCGCTAAGGGCATCCCACAATCGTCACCCTTCATCacatttgcaaaatttggaaGATTTGCCCCAAGGCAGGCACTTGGGGCTATACTCCACAATAATTCTCTTCATTAGCAGAATACTAGGAAGTGGAATTTTCAGTATTACATCGGGGATATACATTGATTGTGGACAGAGcccatttcttttcttccttgCTTGGATCATTGCGGCAATTGCCTCATTCGGCGGATTATATGTGTTTCTCGAGATGGGGTCATTGGTACCTCGAAGCGGTGGAGCAAAAGTGTTTCTAGAGTTTATTTACACCAAGCCAACATTGTTGGCTACAGttgcattttcaatttaccTGGTCATGTTTGGGTTTACGATTAGTAATGTTTTGGTGTTTGGAGAGTATTTTATACATGCTTTGGGAATTACTATCACTCCATGGAGAATTAGAGTAACtggattgttgtttttatATGCGGCAGCTTTGATACATGGGGTAAGTGTAAATCATGGTGTTAGAGTCCAAAATGTTCTTGGCGCTTTAAAATTGGTTCTTGTTGGAATCATGGTCGTCATGGGTTTATATGTTGCCATTCTCCCACAAACTGTGACAGAATTGGAGAGTCACTTATCATGGGACGGTTTTTGGCAGGTGAAAGCCAAGGCTAATCTATCCTCATTCTCTAGTGCTGTTATCAAAGCTAGTTTTGCATTCAGTGGTTGGAATTCTGTGCATACCGTTTCTAATGAGATACAGGATCCCATTAAGACATTCAAGATTGCGGGTCCTGTATCACTTGTAATCATGGCATTCACCTACGGTATCATCAATTTAGCTTACTTAATAGTTATTCCTGATCaagaaattgtcaattcCTCAACATTAGTCGGAtctattttgtttgaaaagattttgggAAAGAACTTGGGACGTCATTTCTTAACATTTGCTATTGCCATTTGTGCGGGTGGAAACATCTTTGTTGTCATTTACACCATTTCTAGAGTTGATCAGGAAGTATTTCGCGAAGGGTATTtgccattttcaaaattcatGTCATCTAATTGGCCCTTTGGAGCACCATTGCGAATCCTTATTCTAAGCTGCGCAATCACTACCGTCATGATTTTAGGATTTCATGAAGGTGATGTATACAGTTATATGGTGTCACTTGAGGGATACCCACAACAAATTGCCATTGCGTTGATCGCAGTGGGTATATTTATAATTCGCAAACGTTACCCAGAATTGCATGCCCCGGTTAGAGCTGGATATTTTGGCACAATTGCAGTTTTATTGATCAGTATTTACTTAGTCATTGGGCCATTCATATCCTCGAGCTCGCCAAACCCCAAAGGATTGGAAAGTTGGCCGAACTATGGACTAGTGGGCTTGATATGCGTCTTAATATGTATATTATATTGGACTTTAATGTTTAGAATTTTGCCATGGTGGGGCAACTATCAATTAatgattgaagaaactACCTTGGGTGATGGGTTAACCGTGAAATCATGGGAGAAGGTTCACACTTCCCACAATATGCCGTATAGAACTTTGCTTGACGAAACTGTTGGATAG